The following is a genomic window from Mus pahari chromosome 1, PAHARI_EIJ_v1.1, whole genome shotgun sequence.
aaaaataaagatctaaaagatggagaaagggaagaatttAATGCCATGTATCTCATAGGATTTTATTGGAGATATACTAGATGATAAAAGATGTCAAGTTACTTGTATCACTCCATATGAGATATTTGCAATGTGTCCACATTTGCTGTATCTTCTCTGCCTGATTTTCATTCCTACTTGTTAATTTAATGGGTTTGTAGGATGAGTGTAGGTCTTACCTGTTGGGGTACTGGGGCCTGGACTTGTGCCCAGTAACATAGTATGACTAAACAAATATCAAAGTCTCTTGCAtttggcaaaacaaaacacagagataatgcaaacaaagcaacaacaacaacaaaaaaacctatcaAATAGAGTTCTTCAGTAGTCTCAGTATTTAAATTGCCCCAGATAATGGGAGGTAAAATTGAGCCATTTTTCAACTCTCAAACCAAATATATATAACCTGATTCATAAATAGGAGGCTGCAGTAATCAGAAAGAAGATTCAAGGAGAAGCTatagaaaaatttttttataaaagaggGAAGATGAGGGAGACTTGAAATAAAAGGAAGGGAGGCTGTGGTTGGGAAATATTGTGTgaaaaaagactaaataaaaagtcaaaggaactttaaataaatataaagtgtaCATATCTtagtaacaaaaagaaagaaaattcattgaTTTAATACAGAGTTACAACTTAAAAATCCCCCAAATGAAAAATATGcagaaattaatataattaaaatatttattaattttaaaaacctcaTCCCTCTTTATGAATGGTTAAATTATACTTAGAGTAATGCCCCTCCCCTGACAAGCAGGTTTTACATAGAATCCCACGAATAATTCAATAATGTACCAATGGGGACAAATTGAATATACAATCAAAAGTTTATATAGGAGAACAAACATAGaattattttgtatcatttttgcAATACTTagtgaaggatttattttgtttattgaattACAACTAATTAAAATAAGTTCTTCACTTCCTTGGCTAGAGATAAACCAAGATATTTGAtgttatttgaggctattgtgaataatgttTTCCTGATTTCATTTGGCATTTGGATATAGGATGGCAACAAattttttgagtttattttgtatCTATCTACCTTGCTAAAAGTGTTTATTAGCTATAGGAGTTTCCTGGTGGAATTGTTcatgtcacttatgtatactatcatatcatctgtaaataaagatactttgacttctcccATTCTAATTTTCACTCCCCTGATATCCTTTAGTTGCCTTATTGCTATAGGtaagatttcaagtactatatttaataagtACTTTATTTAATAAGTATGGACACAatagacagccttgtcttgttcctgattttagtgaaattactttgagattctttccatttaatttgaagtTGGCTTTGGGCGTGCTacaaattgcctttattatgttgactGTTGAAATGTCCCTTGCATCCCTAATCACTCCAGGCCTATTATCATATGGGTGTGTTAGATTTTGGCCCAGACATTTTCTCCATCTAATGgcatgatcatgtggttttttttctttctttcagattgttCATATTgtggattatatttattttatattgaaatatacaATGATATATTGGGATATACACAATATGTCAAagtgaaatttttttcaatatgggttgaagaaattaatctttcagtCAAAGCGCAGGAGTTTAAGTGGTAGTTCAATTTTTAATAACATCTAGTTCTTTCCTAGGTAAGAAAGATATTGAAGGGTGGGAAATTGGCAAAGACAAAGATAGGAAGAGTCCTGTGGCTTGAACGCTCATGTAAGTTTTCATAGGTAGAAAACAGCACACAGGGATGTGGAGGAAATCAAGAGAAACTGGAGAAGGATGATTTAGTAAGCCTTCCTCACACACATATCAGTATCTATTTATCTGTGCATCTAttgtctacctacctatcatccaTCTCTGTATTCATCATATATGCTAGGAAGAAAACTCTGACATATGTAGAGGAGACACTAGATATAGTAATTAAAGAATTGTTGAAACTGTTTTGGTGATAAATAGAGACTGAACAACTGTATTTATTAAAGAGTAAATGAGCTCAGATATGTACTTTCAATAAGTTTGTAGATTGTAGATAAAACAAAGAATctgaaaagaaaggggaaataatatttagaaataataaatttttgtAAAGACCATCACCATAGTGAAATTAACATCAACTTTATTGACTGTTTATGCAGTAGTTTATTCCCTTATAGACTAAGAAAAATTAGGGTTACCTTATTTTGAGGCATAGCTAAATGGtcatatttttcataaatacttttacattttcattGCCAATTTGACCTACAATGTTTCTGGTAGTACAGTCAtccaaagaaatgtaaaatgcttTACACACCGGTCTGTACTTTTTATTTAACAGGAAACAATGCCACATAATTTTAATGTGtaactattaaaaaataatccatgCTAATGCAGGTTACTTGCCAGCAATGGTGATCTCCCTGGCCCCATGGCTATCTGTGATTGGTGGTCCGCCCAATTTTCTAGGTTCTCTTGCAACCAGACAGCTGTCATTCCCAGTCATCTGTCCCCTCCAGTTACTCTGCCTAGACAGGCTCTAAACCCCAGCCCCATATAAAGAAAACTccagaggcttgtaatttatcacTCAGATTTTTAACTGTAAAATCCCAACCCACAAAATGCCTACCgaagaactcaaaactcaactGGTATTGATACAAGCTGTCCACCTAGATTCGATGAATTGCCATATATTATATTTCTCTTCCATGATAtccatagctacctgtggctatttcaaGCCATGTGGATCTGGtttgttctcttcctccatctttctctgtctttctcccctgTCTGTCCCCTGTCCTCTCACTCTAAAACTCTTACTCCCACCTGTCTTTTCCATTGCCTTAACACAGGCTCTAACCTTTTATTTCACTTGATCTCACCTGCATACAGACAGCAATCTATACATAATAACATCAAAAATGTATGAAGTTTATTGCTCTTGACAGGACTTTTTAGGTAAATAAAAATCAGGATGCAGTGTGACAAAAAAAAGTTATAGAAGCTTTGAGGACCATTATAATACAGAGCAAGTGTCAGTTAAGATAAAAATTCAATAGTGAATATAAGTTACTATAATTTTTGGCATACCTGCTTTATGCAGTGTTAGAGAATGACCCTGGGCTTCATGCATACTCAACAAATAGTCTGACATACGTTACACTGAGTGAAGGAAAATATTCCATTGAAATATGGAGCTTAGAAGACGTAGGTTTAATGGTTGCAGTGCTGGATTGTAGTACATTTTCTGATTGAGAAATTGCTGTGTCAGTTGCTGTGACCATGTGAAATGTTCCTCATATGCAGATGCTACTAGATGATTTATATGCCTCTTTATGGTATATTGCCAGTGGTTATTAACTTATCAATTATATGTTCTTCATGggcttgtttttaagattttaatgtcACTTGTGActcactgatttttaaataagCCTTTATCCATTCCATCACACATTGGTAAAAGCAAGGACTTAATACATGCACTCAACATTCATCAAGCTCATAGGATAGCCTCTGAAAGGCAGATGCAGCAGGAAATTTTTTTACTTGCTAGTTTTATCATAATTCACACATTAATATTATGTGAAAAGTTTGCTCCAattatgagacaaaaatctcaaattcctgtgagaaaatacaaaaatgacaGTCGCATAGAAGGCTTGAGTTACCTGCAGGCACATCCTTTGTTGTCACTTTCCCTGCAGACAACTTCTGAAACATCAGGAAAATTTTACTTTAAGAAAACTAAGAACATACTCTCTAATTTTCTTTGTCCTAATACCATAAACAATGGGGTTTAGAAAGGGTGGTACGAGAAGGTACATATTGGCTATGAAGATATGAATATAGGGGGCCACATTGTGGCCAAAACGGTGGGTCACGAAGGTAAACCCAGATGTAGAATAGAAAACAAGGATTACACAAACATGGGAGCCACAGGTTCCTAAAGCTTTAAGACTTGCTTCTCGAGATGGAAGACGAAAAACAGCACGGAGGATAAGAATGTAAGAGAGGGCAATGCAGAGGATATCAGAAGAACCGATGACACCGGCCACACAGAGGCTGTAATGCTTGGTGGCTCCTGTGTCCACACACGCCAGCTTCACCACagccatgaactcacagtaggTGTGTGCAATGATTCGAGTTCTGCAGTAGGGCAGCTGCTTGAGCAGGATGGGGTGTGGGGTGATGAAGACTACCCCACGCAGCACCACAACTACTCCCATCTTGACAATGCGACTGTTGGTGAGAATAGTGGTATGACGCAGTGGGTCACAaatggccacatagcgatcaatggccatggccaagaagaaGCCAGATTCCATGGCAGTGAAACTGTGGATGAAGAACATTTGAGCAAGACATGCGTCGAAGGTGATATCATGGGCTTCCATCCAGAAGAGACAGAGCATGCGTGGCAATGTGGATGTGGAGAGGACCAGGTCAGTGACAGACAGCATGCACAGGAAGAGGAACATGGGCTCATGGAGGCTGCGCTCTGCTCTCACCACGGCCAGGATAGTAACATTCCCCATGAGGGCCACCATGTACATGGAACAGAAGGGAATCCCAATCCAAACATGGAGATGCTCTAGGCCTGGGATGCCCATCAGCCAGAAAGTGCTTGGAGAGAGTTGTGACTTATTAGCTGGCCCCATGATGGCACTGCCCACTGTTTGTGGCTGAAGTCCTCCTCGTACAGACTGCATGTTTTGCTAAGGTTGATAAGAATAACTGCAAACAAATGAGAAGTAATCCTGGAGTATCCCCCTAAACTCACCCTGTAGCTTTTTCCAAGTTTTaattagagcagtggttcctcAAACTGTGGGGCATGACCCATTATCATTCATCTAAGACCCTTGGCTAacacagatattttttaattatgattcatcacagtagaaaaattatatttatgaagtaAAATGTATATGTGATCGGAGTCATTACAACATGAAGACCCTGATTAAAGTGTTGTTACTTTAGACTGAGAATGAGAATCCTTGAAGAACAGTGAATAAAACATCCTTAGCAACATTATATAGAACATGTAGCCAGATACTTCAAGTGGattataaatcaagaaaaaactctcaatatgtttaaaacattaaacTCATTTGAcactatatattaaaaacaaaatttcaaccttgttttattttcataatttgctTAATTCTTGGAAATACCTAATTTATGCATGGAATATGTTTGAAATTTATGTTAGTAGATTTTTCTTCCTGACATCAAACCTAagcattccctctccctctccctctcaccccctctctctccacttctctctgtgtgtgagtgttcccCTAAGTAAAAGTTTGTATTCCATAGAATTTAAACCCATGAGACATTTCATAGTGGTCTACAAAAGTGCAGAGTTTTCTGTAGgcaaaattttctaaaatttgaaaattatcaaGAATTTTCTAACAAGTTCTTTTTTGAATTGAAATTTCTCAATTCATATCTCTGTTACATTAAGCTTTAATATCTGTTTTAACTCACTCCACATATGTCCAGTTCTTCTTAACTTTCATTGTGTTGGAGGTATTTGGCACAAATATTAACTCTTCCATATCTCTTGACATTTTGCACATAAATGTAATGATTCTCACCATTTTCATTCACGTTAATAAAAGAGAGTAACAACTAGTTTctcttaaaatggaaaacaaaacatcatcCTAGAATGCCTTTTATATTGCTACTTACCTGGAAACCCNNNNNNNNNNNNNNNNNNNNNNNNNNNNNNNNNNNNNNNNNNNNNNNNNNNNNNNNNNNNNNNNNNNNNNNNNNNNNNNNNNNNNNNNNNNNNNNNNNNNNNNNNNNNNNNNNNNNNNNNNNNNNNNNNNNNNNNNNNNNNNNNNNNNNNNNNNNNNNNNNNNNNNNNNNNNNNNNNNNNNNNNNNNNNNNNNNNNNNNNNNNNNNNNNNNNNNNNNNNNNNNNNNNNNNNNNNNNNNNNNNNNNNNNNNNNNNNNNNNNNNNNNNNNNNNNNNNNNNNNNNNNNNNNNNNNNNNNNNNNNNNNNNNNNNNNNNNNNNNNNNNNNNNNNNNNNNNNNNNNNNNNNNNNNNNNNNNNNNNNNNNNNNNNNNNNNNNNNNNNNNNNNNNNNNNNNNNNNNNNNNNNNNNNNNNNNNNNNNNNNNNNNNNNNNNNNNNNNNNNNNNNNNNNNNNNNNNNNNNNNNNNNNNNNNNNNNNNNNNNNNNNNNNNNNNNNNNNNNNNNNNNNNNNNNNNNNNNNNNNNNNNNNNNNNNNNNNNNNNNNNNNNNNNNNNNNNNNNNNNTTTGTTCAGGAGAATTCTTTATGCTCCAATAGCTTTATTCTGAAATGTATCTCTTCCTTTTCAGTCTTTCTTATCTTACAGAGTTAGAAATTTGAGGAGTAACTGACTGAAGTGTAagttttagagacagagtcttatgtagCCTAAGATGACCTAAAATTCTCTATAGAGAATTAGGAtgtctttgaactcttgatcctcttgcttctacatGGAAGTGCAAGGATTAGAGACGTGTTCTACCACACCTAAtactaaaaatgtgttttaattaatttaatgtttCTAAGCTAATACATGTGTAGACATTTATTATGTGTGAATACCCATGATATTTAATATGTGTAATAAGTGGGAATTTAAGTCAAGACAAGAATATCAGTGATTGCACACATCCAACGTCTTTTACAATGAAGGCATTTAATGTGTTTGATTAATGTTTTAAAGGAAGTTAAGACAACTAAGAGATTGCAGCAGTTTAAATGTTCTTGAAAGAATGCTTAATTCTTGTTTTTGCTCAAGTGATCGTCTCAATAAgggatatttttctaaatattgacAGTGCAAAGGCAGATTAATTTTCAATGTTAAAGAAGCCCAAACTGGTTATTCTCTACCTGGAACTGTCTCTTCCTTGATGATCTGTCCTACTCAAACTACTCAGATGCTGTTGTAATTCTTATCTGGATTTTTATCTatagtatattttattctatagtaTAGCTAGTTAGCAAGTTACTATATTTATAGCATTTACAAAAGTCTAGTAGTTTTATAATGCATCTGTTATTCATCCTTAATTTTTCAAAGTTCTTCAAATAATAAACATTACCGATTTGAGGAGCACATCATTCTGTCCATGTAAGTGGAAATGCACCTCTGTTCCCCATCACTTTATTTAATAATGTTAAAGGCTAGCTGATTTCAGGGGACCACCTTCTATAAGGAACAAACTCAAAGCTCAGTCAACTTACATCAGCTGGATTTACAGTTAATTTTGGATTTCACCTGATTAAGGATGTTGTTTAAAGAGCAATTAGTGGTCCACTGGGAtagattattttctaaaacaacCAGAGCCAAATAAATTTTATGAAGAGTAATTATGGATATCTCTAATGATAATTAATAAAGATATTTCCCAAATGTCTCTTGGGTATTTTgatgtttgaaatatttgttgactgtatcaaaaaggaaaacagtacCAAATAAAAGTgtaatatttatcttttgagaGATTAATTATACTTGCTAGGCTTCATAATTAATGCTCAAAATTCACTCCTCTCTTAATCTTTTAGGTTTTCCTTTGTAATATAGACAACTATATTTTAACACACAAGAAAATAGAACTATGGATAGACTTTAACATGTGTTTGAATTTTAACAGACAATAAAATGTAATGTCAGTATCTGAATCCAGACAAGTTTGGGTTCAAATATAGTCCATGCAAGTATGAAtcactaaaatttttaaaaaagtatatttgtCTGAATTGAGTTAGTGCCATCGATTATAACTGATGATATCCAAAATGATAGGCAGGTGTCTTCTAGTCTGGTTCCTATTGCCCACCTTCACATCACTACCTTACGTCTAGACCACACTTGGTTTCTTTGAAACCTCTGTCTGTGTAAAACTTTGCTTTGTGTCCTTGTTTAGCACTGCTTTGAGTCAGTATTCTCTCTATTGTCATTGCCAAGGACAAGTGTGTCCTATGTGTCACCCAGTCACGGGCTTTTAAATAAATCCAAATAGTATAACTTCCTACTGCAAAGAGGGACTTGCCCCACCAGAAAACAGTTAGTAACTTCAGAAAGGTCATGCTAATACTGTACCAGGGACCTATCTTCCCTGAAAGGTTGTTTTTATAGTGTTTAACATCCACAGCAGGATAAAACCAAGTCTTTTTCCCCTAATGG
Proteins encoded in this region:
- the LOC110337544 gene encoding olfactory receptor 52M1-like, translated to MGPANKSQLSPSTFWLMGIPGLEHLHVWIGIPFCSMYMVALMGNVTILAVVRAERSLHEPMFLFLCMLSVTDLVLSTSTLPRMLCLFWMEAHDITFDACLAQMFFIHSFTAMESGFFLAMAIDRYVAICDPLRHTTILTNSRIVKMGVVVVLRGVVFITPHPILLKQLPYCRTRIIAHTYCEFMAVVKLACVDTGATKHYSLCVAGVIGSSDILCIALSYILILRAVFRLPSREASLKALGTCGSHVCVILVFYSTSGFTFVTHRFGHNVAPYIHIFIANMYLLVPPFLNPIVYGIRTKKIREYVLSFLKVKFS